A single window of Rubrobacter aplysinae DNA harbors:
- a CDS encoding universal stress protein: MATNPTNPADHARASETTGAADVLPSRVLLATDGSPEAGHAARTAARLCSEAGSELHLVHVRSHVYRLYADSGALTEEAMKSLEENARDLLAEQEALIRSEGAEVARTHLETGHPDERIVELAERLDVGLVVLGSRGMGRLKRMLVGSVAEGVAHRCRRPVLVVRGRLASWPPSRIVLADDGSEPARGAGELAAAIGGLSGAKVILVRAYPELPHADEAERLLDARMVDDELRRQQHLLEDGARRLEGLLGKRPQVRIAVGDAAEVVVDAAEAETIMDAGNDDEKEQMGTVIAVGSRGLGPVDRLRLGSVSARVLSVARGPVLIYPAPVQESSGIHTDDAERGNRDRA, translated from the coding sequence ATGGCGACTAACCCGACCAACCCCGCGGACCACGCCCGGGCCTCGGAGACTACCGGGGCCGCCGACGTGCTCCCCTCCAGGGTACTGCTCGCCACGGACGGCTCTCCCGAGGCGGGGCACGCGGCCCGGACCGCCGCGCGGCTGTGCTCGGAGGCCGGGTCCGAGCTCCACCTCGTACACGTCCGCTCCCACGTCTACAGGCTGTACGCCGACTCCGGCGCCCTGACCGAGGAGGCCATGAAGTCCCTGGAGGAGAACGCCCGCGATCTCCTGGCCGAGCAGGAGGCTCTGATACGGTCAGAGGGCGCCGAGGTGGCCCGGACACACCTGGAGACGGGCCACCCGGACGAGCGCATAGTGGAGCTCGCCGAGAGGCTCGACGTCGGGCTGGTGGTGCTCGGGAGCCGGGGGATGGGACGCTTAAAGCGCATGCTGGTCGGCAGCGTAGCCGAAGGCGTGGCCCACCGGTGCCGCCGGCCCGTGCTCGTGGTGCGGGGTCGTCTGGCCTCGTGGCCGCCGTCCAGGATAGTCCTGGCGGACGATGGCTCCGAGCCCGCCCGGGGAGCCGGAGAGCTGGCGGCGGCCATCGGGGGCCTGTCCGGGGCGAAAGTCATCCTCGTCAGAGCCTACCCGGAGCTGCCGCACGCCGACGAAGCCGAGCGCCTGCTCGACGCCCGGATGGTGGACGACGAGCTGCGCCGCCAGCAGCACCTCCTGGAAGATGGGGCCCGGCGCCTCGAAGGGCTGCTCGGCAAGAGGCCCCAGGTAAGGATAGCCGTCGGAGACGCCGCGGAGGTAGTCGTGGACGCCGCGGAGGCCGAGACCATCATGGACGCCGGCAACGACGACGAGAAAGAGCAGATGGGTACCGTGATCGCGGTCGGCAGCCGCGGCCTGGGACCGGTGGACAGGCTGAGGCTCGGCAGCGTCTCGGCGCGGGTGCTCTCGGTCGCACGCGGTCCGGTCTTGATTTACCCTGCTCCCGTGCAAGAATCGAGCGGGATCCACACCGACGACGCTGAGAGGGGGAACCGGGATCGAGCCTGA
- a CDS encoding lytic transglycosylase domain-containing protein, translated as MRGTKNSLRPYRSWLVVAAASVLVVALLLALALTSSVQDGLRRSLYPLNHEQTIRSASDEYGIESALVAAVIHTESEFDPDARSDQNAYGLMQIVPDTARNISRQSGIEGDYREPRVNIQMGVWYLDHLEDRYAGSERLMLAAYNSGEGTVDGWLQDESFNVRQDIPYPETASYVVDVRETRDAYAELYGSDLGRTD; from the coding sequence GTGAGGGGTACGAAGAATAGTCTCAGACCGTACCGTAGCTGGCTGGTCGTGGCCGCCGCTTCGGTGCTCGTGGTGGCGCTCCTGCTCGCCCTGGCGCTTACCTCCAGCGTACAGGATGGGCTCCGGCGCAGCCTGTATCCGCTCAACCACGAGCAGACCATCCGCTCCGCCAGTGATGAGTACGGCATAGAGTCCGCCCTGGTGGCGGCGGTAATACACACCGAGAGCGAGTTCGACCCGGACGCCCGGTCCGACCAGAACGCCTACGGCCTGATGCAGATCGTGCCCGATACCGCCCGGAACATAAGCCGGCAGAGCGGCATCGAGGGGGACTACCGCGAGCCGCGGGTAAACATCCAGATGGGTGTGTGGTACCTGGACCATCTGGAGGACCGCTACGCCGGGAGCGAGCGGCTGATGCTCGCCGCCTACAACTCGGGTGAGGGGACCGTGGACGGCTGGCTACAGGACGAGAGCTTCAACGTCCGCCAGGACATACCGTATCCCGAGACCGCGAGCTACGTAGTGGACGTACGGGAGACGCGTGACGCCTACGCGGAGCTGTACGGGAGCGATCTGGGCCGCACGGACTGA
- a CDS encoding helix-turn-helix transcriptional regulator translates to MTEIGSSLAPLPLAVRGLVEARTGDAVFVVDPEYRIVYWDEEAAFLTGLAAEDMVGRRCYEALLGERECGSPVCTDDCPVMRLARVGRPVSSYDMRVAALSGEKRWVNVSILSLDSAEGPYLVHLLRDAQEKHETLEMAQQLIRLSRKGDDADSADDVGGGDGLGDETPETPSLTARQLEVLGLLARGRSAKEIGGNLYLSEATVRNHIHSLLQALGAHSQLEALAKARERGLLQS, encoded by the coding sequence GTGACAGAGATAGGCTCCAGCCTCGCCCCGCTGCCTCTGGCGGTACGCGGCCTCGTCGAGGCCCGCACGGGTGACGCCGTTTTCGTGGTGGACCCCGAGTACCGGATCGTCTACTGGGACGAGGAGGCCGCGTTTCTCACGGGACTGGCGGCCGAGGATATGGTGGGCCGGCGCTGCTACGAGGCTTTGCTGGGCGAGAGAGAGTGCGGCAGCCCCGTCTGCACCGACGACTGCCCGGTGATGCGTCTGGCGCGGGTTGGCAGGCCCGTGTCGAGCTACGACATGCGCGTGGCCGCGCTCTCGGGCGAGAAGCGTTGGGTGAACGTTAGCATCCTGAGCCTGGACTCCGCGGAAGGCCCCTATCTCGTCCATCTGCTACGTGACGCGCAAGAGAAACACGAGACGCTGGAGATGGCCCAGCAGCTCATACGGCTCTCCCGCAAGGGAGATGACGCAGATAGCGCCGACGACGTCGGCGGTGGGGACGGCCTCGGGGATGAGACACCCGAGACGCCCTCGCTGACCGCGCGTCAGCTAGAGGTGCTGGGGCTACTCGCCCGGGGCAGGAGCGCGAAGGAGATAGGCGGGAACCTCTACCTGTCGGAGGCCACTGTCCGAAATCACATCCACTCTCTCCTACAGGCCCTCGGGGCTCACTCACAGCTAGAGGCGCTGGCAAAGGCCCGCGAGCGGGGGCTGCTCCAGAGCTAG
- the rpsA gene encoding 30S ribosomal protein S1, which yields MTMRDFFKEENGEMVPVDDSVLVDFKDGDIVEGEVVRIDKEEVLVDIGYKSEGLVPSNELSIRKGADPHEIVELGQRLEALVMQKEDADGRLILSAKRAAFEKAWNRIEESHNEQKTVEGPVIEVVKGGLIIDIGLRGFLPASLVDIRRVRNLESFMGQRLECKVIELNRSRNNVVLSRRAVLEEERKEERERILTSLEEGNIVQGTVSNLVDFGAFVDLEGIDGLIHISELSWNHVDHPSEVVEVGEEVEVKVLEVDRSRERISLGLKQTRKDPWQEIVEQVEIGGNIKGRVTKLVSFGAFVEVAEGVEGLIHISELADHHVETPDEIVRSGDEIEARIIDVDAKRRRLSLSLRPKKEDREERSEEPSGEQQRPESSGGERSERGERRPRRERDDRGGDRGGRDRGRDDRGGDRDRGSRTSESGGLRSGAFDKLSELDLGENS from the coding sequence ATGACCATGAGGGACTTCTTCAAGGAAGAGAACGGGGAGATGGTCCCCGTGGACGACAGCGTCCTCGTGGACTTCAAGGACGGCGACATAGTCGAGGGCGAGGTCGTCCGCATAGACAAGGAAGAGGTCCTCGTCGACATCGGCTACAAGTCCGAGGGGCTCGTCCCGTCCAACGAGCTCTCCATCCGCAAGGGGGCGGACCCGCACGAGATCGTGGAGCTCGGCCAGCGGCTCGAAGCCCTCGTGATGCAGAAGGAGGACGCCGACGGACGGCTCATCCTCTCCGCCAAGCGGGCGGCGTTCGAGAAGGCCTGGAACCGGATCGAGGAGTCCCACAACGAGCAAAAGACCGTGGAAGGCCCGGTCATCGAGGTTGTAAAGGGCGGCCTCATAATAGACATCGGCTTGCGCGGCTTCCTGCCGGCGAGCCTCGTGGACATCCGCCGCGTGCGCAACCTGGAGTCCTTCATGGGCCAGCGCCTCGAGTGCAAGGTGATAGAGCTAAACCGCAGCCGCAACAACGTGGTGCTCTCCCGCCGCGCCGTGCTCGAAGAAGAGCGCAAGGAGGAGCGCGAGCGGATACTCACCTCGCTCGAAGAGGGGAACATCGTGCAGGGCACGGTCTCGAACCTCGTGGACTTCGGCGCGTTCGTTGATCTCGAAGGCATTGACGGCCTGATCCACATTAGCGAGCTCTCCTGGAACCACGTCGACCATCCCTCGGAGGTCGTCGAGGTCGGCGAGGAGGTCGAGGTCAAGGTCCTGGAGGTCGATCGGAGCCGGGAGCGCATCTCGCTCGGTCTCAAGCAGACCCGCAAGGACCCGTGGCAGGAGATCGTCGAGCAGGTCGAGATCGGCGGCAACATCAAGGGCCGCGTTACCAAGCTCGTCTCCTTCGGCGCGTTCGTCGAGGTCGCCGAGGGTGTAGAGGGCCTGATCCACATAAGCGAGCTCGCCGATCATCACGTCGAGACGCCGGATGAGATCGTGCGCAGCGGCGACGAGATAGAGGCCCGCATCATAGATGTGGACGCCAAGCGCCGTCGGCTCTCGCTCTCCCTGCGGCCCAAGAAGGAGGACCGCGAGGAGCGTTCCGAGGAGCCGAGCGGCGAGCAGCAGCGGCCCGAGAGCTCCGGCGGCGAGCGTAGTGAACGTGGTGAACGCCGTCCGCGCCGGGAGCGCGACGACCGCGGCGGCGACCGTGGAGGCCGGGATCGCGGCCGCGACGACCGTGGCGGCGACCGCGATCGCGGGAGTCGCACCAGTGAGAGCGGCGGCCTCCGCAGCGGGGCCTTCGACAAGCTCTCCGAGCTGGACCTGGGCGAGAACAGCTAG
- a CDS encoding DNA polymerase I has product MRVYLIDGNSLLYRAFHALPQSIATSSGLPTNALYGFTSMLVKLLSDDEEVGIAVVWDGGEPKFRTEVYPEYKAHRPSTPDELKMQVGHLEEILSAMNVPTVRAEGYEADDVIATLSRKVPENVELMLVTGDQDAMQLVDGDVKVLRTTRGVTETKTYGRDEVVEEYGVTPEQIPDYKGLVGDSSDNIPGVRGVGPKGAKALLQQHDTLDELYEDLDSVSAKGTRAKLEENRESAFMSRDLARMRFDAPVEFDEGYLRFGGVSPGLREVLRRFEFRTLAQRFESLPVADGEDGEETVEAERVAVRVSAGPVEASDEPVAAVPVGMPGTLEGRRWCVAVSGEEARLADALPDRPLRLHDAKKVGVKGAVFDTYLAAYLIQPGTRSYDLEALAYELGLPEREARWEGAGSIELESEGAARRAAILYDLAPVLEEKLDELGLRDLYHDVELPLADVLARMEEIGMPADLSTIEEVGAEIEGRIAELEEEIHAEAGHPFNIGSPKQLGEVLFEEMQIPPVRKTKTGYSTDANVLQQLAVDYPIAEKITAYRELTKLRGTYIDGLKGLITPDGRIHTTLNQTTTSTGRISSDSPNLQNIPVRTELGSRIREAFTASPGRKLVVADYSQIELRILAHMSREPALVESFSGGEDVHTRTAAEVFDVRPESVTSELRRRAKMVNFGILYGISGFGLAMRLGNVHPSEAERYIKRYWERYPEVERFVARTLEEATELGYATTLFGRRRYVPELQSPNKNTRKLGERYAFNAAVQGTAADIIKVAMVDLAPRLQPLGADMLMQVHDELVFDVDEDAVDEVAALAAERMVAAYDLDPPLEVEIEVGERWGRGREWRAEV; this is encoded by the coding sequence ATGCGGGTATATCTGATCGACGGCAACTCACTCCTGTACCGGGCGTTTCACGCGCTGCCGCAGAGCATCGCGACCTCTTCCGGGCTGCCGACGAATGCGCTGTACGGCTTCACGAGCATGCTCGTTAAACTACTCTCCGACGACGAGGAGGTCGGGATAGCGGTCGTGTGGGACGGCGGGGAGCCGAAGTTCCGCACCGAGGTGTACCCCGAGTACAAGGCACACCGGCCCTCGACGCCGGACGAGCTGAAGATGCAGGTCGGGCACCTGGAAGAGATCCTCTCGGCGATGAACGTCCCGACCGTGAGGGCCGAAGGCTACGAGGCCGACGACGTTATAGCCACGCTCTCTCGCAAGGTGCCCGAGAACGTGGAGCTCATGCTCGTCACCGGGGACCAGGACGCGATGCAGCTCGTGGACGGGGACGTCAAGGTCCTGCGCACGACCCGCGGCGTCACCGAGACCAAGACCTACGGGCGCGACGAAGTCGTGGAGGAGTACGGCGTTACGCCGGAGCAGATCCCGGACTACAAGGGCCTCGTCGGCGACTCCTCGGACAACATTCCTGGCGTCCGGGGCGTCGGCCCGAAGGGCGCGAAGGCCCTCCTGCAGCAACACGACACCCTGGACGAGCTGTACGAGGACCTGGACTCCGTATCGGCAAAGGGCACCCGCGCAAAGCTGGAAGAGAACCGCGAGAGCGCGTTCATGTCGCGGGATCTCGCCCGGATGCGCTTCGACGCCCCGGTCGAGTTCGACGAGGGGTACCTGCGCTTCGGAGGCGTGTCGCCCGGTCTGCGGGAGGTGCTGCGCCGGTTCGAGTTCCGCACCCTCGCACAGCGTTTCGAGAGCCTGCCGGTCGCGGACGGCGAGGATGGTGAGGAGACCGTCGAGGCCGAGCGCGTGGCGGTGCGCGTCAGTGCCGGGCCCGTCGAGGCCAGCGACGAGCCCGTGGCCGCCGTCCCGGTCGGGATGCCCGGCACGCTCGAAGGCCGCCGCTGGTGCGTCGCCGTTAGCGGGGAGGAGGCGCGGCTCGCCGACGCCCTGCCGGATCGTCCGCTGCGGCTGCACGACGCCAAGAAGGTCGGGGTGAAAGGGGCCGTCTTCGACACCTACCTCGCCGCATACCTGATACAGCCCGGCACCCGCAGCTACGACCTGGAGGCTTTGGCCTACGAGCTCGGCCTGCCCGAGCGCGAGGCCCGGTGGGAGGGCGCGGGATCTATCGAGCTGGAGTCGGAGGGCGCCGCCCGGCGGGCAGCCATCCTGTACGACCTCGCCCCCGTGCTGGAGGAGAAGCTGGACGAGCTGGGGCTGAGGGATCTGTACCACGACGTTGAGTTGCCGCTCGCGGACGTGCTGGCCCGGATGGAGGAGATCGGGATGCCCGCGGACCTCTCAACCATCGAGGAGGTCGGCGCGGAGATAGAGGGGCGCATCGCGGAGTTGGAGGAGGAGATCCACGCCGAGGCCGGTCACCCTTTCAACATCGGTTCCCCCAAGCAGCTCGGCGAGGTCCTCTTCGAGGAGATGCAGATACCGCCGGTGCGCAAGACCAAGACCGGCTACTCCACCGACGCCAACGTCTTGCAGCAGCTCGCGGTGGATTACCCGATCGCGGAGAAGATCACGGCTTACCGCGAGCTGACCAAGCTGCGGGGGACCTATATAGACGGCCTGAAGGGCCTGATAACGCCCGACGGCCGCATCCACACCACCCTGAACCAGACCACGACCTCCACCGGCCGCATCTCCAGCGACTCGCCGAACCTCCAGAACATCCCCGTGCGCACCGAGCTCGGGTCCCGTATCCGGGAGGCTTTCACCGCCTCTCCGGGCCGCAAACTCGTGGTCGCCGACTACTCGCAGATAGAGCTGCGCATCCTGGCCCACATGAGCCGGGAGCCCGCGCTGGTCGAGTCCTTCTCGGGCGGGGAGGACGTCCACACCCGGACCGCGGCCGAGGTCTTCGACGTGCGACCCGAGAGCGTGACCAGCGAGCTGCGGCGGCGGGCGAAGATGGTCAACTTCGGCATCCTGTACGGCATCTCCGGCTTCGGGCTCGCCATGCGGCTCGGGAACGTCCACCCCTCCGAGGCGGAGCGGTACATAAAGCGATACTGGGAGCGGTACCCCGAGGTGGAGAGGTTCGTCGCCCGGACCTTGGAGGAGGCCACGGAGCTAGGGTACGCCACGACGCTGTTCGGCCGGCGGCGCTACGTGCCCGAGCTCCAGAGCCCGAACAAGAACACCCGGAAGCTCGGCGAGCGGTACGCCTTCAACGCGGCCGTGCAGGGCACGGCGGCGGACATAATAAAGGTCGCGATGGTGGACCTCGCGCCACGTCTGCAACCGCTCGGCGCGGACATGTTGATGCAGGTCCACGACGAGCTCGTCTTCGACGTTGACGAAGACGCCGTGGACGAGGTGGCGGCGCTGGCCGCGGAGAGGATGGTCGCCGCCTACGACCTGGACCCGCCGCTTGAGGTGGAGATAGAGGTCGGCGAGAGGTGGGGCCGGGGCCGGGAGTGGCGTGCGGAGGTCTAA
- the coaE gene encoding dephospho-CoA kinase (Dephospho-CoA kinase (CoaE) performs the final step in coenzyme A biosynthesis.) — protein MSASNGGPVTVAVTGPLACGKSTFVRMLGELGAETVSADELVHDLLSGDRETVEAVAARFGDGVRGDAGESGGAGIDRPALSENVFGDPAALADLEGILHPRVRAETGRRAELSEAPVFVSEVPLLFEGGSTGAFDLTVAVKTPEERRRAWALERGMDESRREAIERRQLTSEEKAARADLTVENDGDLDTLWDEARRVMGRLAPEGRGDGPQSGEGEGYEE, from the coding sequence TTGAGCGCCTCTAACGGGGGGCCGGTGACCGTGGCGGTCACCGGCCCCCTTGCCTGTGGCAAGAGCACCTTCGTGCGTATGCTCGGAGAGCTCGGCGCGGAGACCGTCTCCGCCGACGAGCTGGTCCACGACCTGCTCTCCGGCGACAGGGAGACCGTCGAGGCCGTGGCCGCCCGGTTCGGAGACGGCGTACGTGGTGATGCTGGTGAGTCTGGCGGTGCCGGGATAGATCGTCCCGCGCTCTCTGAGAACGTATTCGGGGACCCGGCGGCGCTCGCGGACCTCGAAGGTATTCTGCATCCCAGGGTGAGAGCGGAAACCGGGCGCCGCGCCGAGCTTTCGGAGGCTCCGGTCTTCGTCTCCGAGGTGCCGCTACTGTTCGAGGGCGGTAGCACGGGGGCTTTCGATCTCACGGTCGCGGTAAAGACCCCGGAGGAGCGCCGCAGAGCCTGGGCGCTGGAGCGGGGCATGGACGAGAGCCGTCGGGAGGCCATAGAGCGGCGGCAGCTAACCTCGGAGGAAAAGGCTGCCCGCGCGGATCTCACGGTAGAGAATGACGGGGATCTCGATACACTCTGGGACGAGGCCCGGAGGGTGATGGGCCGACTGGCTCCGGAGGGGAGGGGAGACGGGCCGCAGAGCGGCGAAGGTGAGGGGTACGAAGAATAG
- a CDS encoding VOC family protein, which produces MGKRQHYEPGVFCWTDLATTDAEGAKAFYGGLFGWEAEDRPVGDAGVYTMLSLGGDQVCALYELDSYMREHGVTPSWLSHVSVDSADRVAERARGLGATAEDPFDILDAGRMTIIRDSAGAVLAAWQSHEHLGAGRVNDAGCMAWNELQTREPEEASRFYSALFGWEMERMEENSELAYVLIKNNGRMNGGIMPVPAGWDMAASWLPYFTVASCDAAVTDARRLDGEVLVEPFEPGEGRISVLSDPQGAAFAIFEGETDE; this is translated from the coding sequence ATGGGTAAGAGGCAGCACTACGAGCCGGGCGTTTTCTGCTGGACGGACCTCGCCACCACGGACGCGGAGGGCGCTAAGGCTTTCTACGGCGGGCTTTTCGGCTGGGAGGCTGAGGACAGGCCCGTCGGCGACGCCGGCGTCTACACGATGCTGAGTCTCGGTGGAGACCAGGTGTGCGCCCTGTACGAGCTGGACTCTTACATGCGCGAGCATGGCGTGACGCCGAGCTGGCTCTCTCACGTGAGCGTCGACAGCGCGGACAGAGTCGCAGAGCGGGCGCGCGGCCTGGGGGCGACGGCAGAAGACCCCTTCGACATCCTGGACGCGGGGCGGATGACGATCATCCGGGACTCCGCCGGGGCGGTGCTCGCCGCCTGGCAGTCGCACGAGCACCTCGGGGCCGGTCGGGTCAACGACGCGGGTTGCATGGCCTGGAACGAGCTCCAAACCCGAGAGCCCGAGGAGGCTTCCAGGTTCTACTCGGCCCTCTTCGGCTGGGAGATGGAACGGATGGAAGAAAATAGCGAGCTGGCTTACGTCCTGATCAAGAACAATGGCCGGATGAACGGCGGCATCATGCCCGTTCCGGCGGGGTGGGATATGGCGGCCAGCTGGCTGCCCTACTTCACCGTCGCCTCCTGTGACGCGGCGGTCACCGACGCCCGGAGACTGGACGGCGAGGTGCTGGTGGAGCCCTTCGAGCCCGGCGAGGGTAGAATCTCGGTTTTAAGCGACCCGCAGGGCGCGGCTTTCGCCATCTTCGAAGGCGAGACGGATGAATAA
- a CDS encoding universal stress protein, which translates to MRDPSDKIAARILLATDDSEEARYATHKAVELAGKLGSELHVIYVGDSALHIGDMGAVALDPQVEEQAQKKLDEESRRLLDEQVRKIEAAGGTVAQSYLRMGGRADSIVRLAEEIDAGMVVMGSRGQGGIRRALMGSVADGVARHAHCPVLVVRGDGPAALFPARIVLAIDGSEEARAATETAQTLAAGTSSEIHVVHAGFTAHLPYTQPYMAENIESFAKQAEKEAREFLEGRVEEIKTKTGLPVHSHLRRGDPSGEIVELAEEVNANLVVIGSRGLGGIRRSLMGGVSDSVVRHAHCPVLVVRDAGAEDGD; encoded by the coding sequence ATGAGAGATCCGTCCGACAAGATTGCCGCCAGGATACTGCTGGCAACAGACGACTCCGAGGAGGCGCGCTACGCCACGCACAAGGCCGTGGAGCTCGCCGGGAAGCTCGGTTCCGAGCTGCACGTGATCTACGTCGGGGACAGCGCGCTCCACATCGGAGACATGGGTGCGGTGGCGCTCGACCCACAGGTCGAGGAGCAGGCGCAGAAGAAGCTGGACGAGGAGTCCCGGCGGCTGCTCGACGAGCAGGTGCGGAAGATCGAGGCGGCCGGCGGGACCGTGGCCCAGTCTTATCTAAGGATGGGAGGCCGGGCGGATAGCATAGTGCGTTTGGCCGAGGAGATAGACGCCGGGATGGTCGTCATGGGCAGCCGGGGCCAGGGCGGTATCCGGCGGGCGCTAATGGGCAGTGTCGCCGACGGCGTTGCCCGTCATGCCCACTGCCCCGTCCTCGTGGTACGCGGAGACGGGCCCGCCGCCCTCTTCCCGGCCAGGATAGTGCTCGCCATAGACGGCTCCGAAGAGGCCCGGGCGGCGACGGAGACCGCCCAGACCCTGGCCGCCGGCACGAGCTCGGAGATACACGTCGTACACGCCGGCTTCACCGCCCACCTGCCATACACCCAACCCTACATGGCGGAGAACATCGAGTCGTTCGCCAAGCAGGCGGAGAAAGAAGCCCGCGAGTTCCTGGAAGGCCGGGTGGAAGAGATCAAGACCAAGACCGGCCTCCCGGTACACTCCCATCTGCGGCGGGGAGACCCCTCCGGGGAGATCGTCGAGCTGGCCGAGGAGGTGAACGCCAACCTGGTGGTGATCGGCAGCCGGGGTCTCGGCGGCATCCGGCGCTCCCTGATGGGCGGCGTCTCGGACTCCGTCGTGCGCCACGCCCACTGCCCGGTACTGGTGGTGAGAGACGCCGGGGCCGAAGATGGCGACTAA